In Pseudomonas sp. Q1-7, the genomic window CGAGCGGTACCTGGGCGGCAAGTTCGTGACCGGCTATGTCGCGGTCAAGCGCGCCGAGCACGAGAACTTCAAGCGGGTGATCAGCTCCTGGGAACGCGAGTTCCTGTTGCTCTCCGTCTGATGCGGAAACGGAGGCCGGCCGGAACGACCGGCCCTCCTGACGAGTGTTTACTGAGGTAAAGAAATGAACAGCCAAGTGACCAACCCCCAGACCCTTGAATGGCAAGCGCTCGGTCGTGACCACCATCTGCCGCCGTTCACCGACTACAAGGCGCTGAACGCCAAGGGTGCGCGGATCATCACCAAGGCCGAAGGCGTGTATGTCTGGGACAGCGAGGGCAACAAGATCCTCGACGGCATGGCCGGCCTGTGGTGCGTCAACGTCGGTTACGGCCGCGAGGAACTGGTCCAGGCGGCCACCCGGCAGATGCGTGAGCTGCCCTTCTACAACCTGTTCTTCCAGACCGCGCACCCGCCGGCGGTGGAACTGGCCAGGGCGATCGCCGAAGTCGCGCCGGAAGGCATGAACCATGTGTTCTTCACCGGCTCCGGCTCGGAAGCCAACGACACCGTGCTGCGCATGGTCCGCCATTACTGGGCGACCAAGGGCCAGCCACAGAAGAAGGTCATCATCGGTCGCTGGAACGGCTATCACGGCTCCACCGTGGCCGGCGTCAGCCTCGGCGGCATGAAGGCCCTGCATGGGCAGGGCGACCTGCCGATTCCGGGCATCGAGCACATCGCCCAGCCCTACTGGTTCGGCGAAGGCGGCGACATGCCGCCGGCCGAGTTCGGCGTCTGGGCCGCCGAGCAACTGGAGAAGAAGATTCTCGAAGTGGGCGAGGACAAGGTCGCCGCCTTCATCGCCGAGCCCATCCAGGGCGCGGGTGGCGTGATCGTTCCGCCGGAAACCTACTGGCCGAAGATCCGCGAGATCCTCGCCAAGTACGACATCCTGTTCATCGCCGACGAAGTGATCTGCGGCTTCGGCCGTACTGGCGAGTGGTTCGGCAGCCAGTACTACGGCAACGCCCCGGACCTGATGCCGATCGCCAAGGGCCTGACCTCGGGCTACATCCCCATGGGCGGCGTGATCGTGCGTGACGAGATCGTCGATGTGCTGAATGAGGGCGGCGAGTTCTACCACGGCTTCACCTACTCCGGTCACCCGGTGGCCGCCGCGGTGGCGCTGGAGAACATCCGCATCCTGCGCGAAGAGAAGATCGTCGAGAAGGTGAAGGCGGAAACGGCACCTTATTTGCAACAGCGCTGGCAGGAGCTGGCCGACCACCCGTTGGTTGGCGAGGCGCGCGGGGTCGGCATGGTGGCCGCCCTGGAACTGGTCAAGAACAAGCAGACCCGGGAGCGTTTCGCCAATGGCGTGGGGATGCTGTGCCGCGAGCACTGCTTCCGTAACGGTCTGATCATGCGGGCGGTGGGTGACACCATGATCATCTCGCCGCCGCTGGTGATCAGCAAAGACGAAGTCGACGAACTGGTGATCAAGGCGCGCAAGTGCCTCGACCTCACCCTGGCGGAAGTAAAGGGCTAGGAAAAAGAGGGCTCGATGGTGGCATTTCAATAGGCCGCCTGTTGTAAGCGAGCCCTCTACCTTGCCAGACTTCCCCGGTGCGTTGGCCAGGCTCACCGAGTGGTGGCGTATTCGGTACGACGCCACTCGGACACTTCAACAAAAAAGGAGCTACGCGCATGATCAAAACCTTCGGCAAGACCCTGCTCGCCATGACCCTGGCGGGTGCCGTGGCCGGCATGGCCCAGGCTGACGACAAGGTGCTGCACGTCTACAACTGGTCGGACTACATCGCGCCGGATACGGTCGACAAGTTCACCAAGGAAACCGGTATCAAGGTCGTCTACGACGTCTTCGACTCCAACGAGACCCTCGAAGCCAAGCTCCTGGCCGGCAAGTCCGGTTACGACATCGTGGTGCCGTCCAACAACTTCCTCGCCAAGCAGATCAAGGCCAAGGTCTATCAGCCCCTGGACAAGTCCAAGCTGCCGAACTGGAAGAACCTGGACCCGAACCTGCTGAAGACCGTCGAGGTGTCCGACCCGGGCAACCAGTACGCCTTCCCCTACATGTGGGGCTCCATCGGCATCGGTTACAACCCGGACAAGGTCAAGGCCGTCCTGGGTGAGAACGCCCCCGTGGACTCCTGGGACCTGCTGTTCAAGCCGGAAAACATCGAGAAGCTGAAATCCTGTGGTGTGTCCTTCCTCGACTCGCCCACCGAGATTCTGCCGATCGCCCTGCACTACCTGGGCTACAGCCCGGTGAGCCAGGACCCGAAGGAACTGAAGGAAGCCGAGGCGCTGTTCCTGAAGATCCGTCCGCACATCACCTACTTCCACTCCTCCAAGTACATCTCCGACCTGGCCAACGGCAACCTCTGCGTGGCGGTGGGCTACTCGGGTGACGTGTACCAGGCCAAGTCCCGCGCCGAAGAGGCCAAGGGTGGCGTGACCGTTGCGTACAACATTCCGAAGGAAGGCGCAGGCACCTTCTTCGACATGATCGCGATTCCGGCCGACGCCGCGAACACCGATGCGGCCTACGCCTTCATGAACTTCCTGATGAAGCCGGAAATCATGGCCGAGATCACCAACTTCGTGCAGTTCCCGAACGGCAACGCCGCCGCCACTGAGCTGGTGGACGAGGCGATCCGCAAGGACCCGGGCATCTACCCGAGCGAGGCGACCATGGCCAAGCTCTACGCCTTCCCGGACCTGCCGGCCAAGGTGCAGCGCGCCATGACCCGCGCCTGGACCACCATCAAGTCGGGCAAATAAGCACGACTGCCGTGCCCGGCGGGGGTTCCCGCCGGTGCCCGGACCGTGCTGCGCAACCCCGCGAGTTGAACAGTCCGGGGCGGAATCGACCCGGGCGACTTCCAACACCGCTGGAAACAACAAGAGGACGAACCTGTGCACTTCCCCATCCGCAAGATGATGATCACTGCCGCAGCGACCCTGACCCTGGCTTCCCAGGCGCAGGCGGAGCAGACGGTGCATATCTACAACTGGTCGGACTACATCGGCGAGACCACTTTGGCGGATTTCCAGAAGGAAACCGGCATCAAGCCGGTGTATGACGTCTTCGACTCCAACGAAACCCTGGAAGGCAAGCTGCTGGCGGGCCGTACCGGCTACGACCTGGTGGTGCCCTCCAACCACTTCCTCGGCAAGCAGATCAAGGCGGGCGCGTTCCAGAAACTCGACCGCGGCCAGTTGCCCAACTGGCAGAACCTGGACCCCAAGCTGCTCAAGCAACTCCAGCGCAACGACCCGGGCAACGAATACGCCGTCCCCTACCTGTGGGGCACCAACGGCATCGGTTACAACGTCGAGAAGGTCAAGGCCGCGCTCGGTGTCGACCACATCGACTCCTGGGCGGCGATCTTCGAGCCCGAGAACATCCAGAAGCTCAGCCAGTGCGGCGTGGCCTTCCTCGACTCGGCGGACGAGATGATCCCCGCCGTGCTCAACTACATGGGCCTGGACCCCAACAGCACCAACCCGGACGACTACGAGAAGGCCGAGGAGAAGCTGATGGCGGTACGCCCCTACGTCACCTATTTCCATTCTTCCAAGTACATCGGCGACCTGGCCAACGGCGACATCTGCGTCGCTGCCGGCTTCTCCGGTGACATCTTCCAGGCCGCAGCCCGCGCCGAGGAAGCCGGCAAGGGCATCGAGATCGTCTACGCGATCCCGAACGAGGGCGGCAACCTCTGGTTCGACATGCTGGCCATTCCGGCGGATGCCGCGAACGCCAAGCAGGCGCATGCCTTCATCAACTATCTGCTCGAGCCCGAGGTGATCGCCAAGGTCAGCGATTACGTCGGCTACGCCAACCCCAACCTCAAGGCGGGGGAGTTCATGGATCAGGAAGTACGCACCGACGAGTCCGTCTACCCGCCACAAGCGGTGCTGGACAAGCTGTACGTTTCGGCGGAACTGCCGCCGAAGGTTCAGCGGCTGATGACCCGCAGCTGGACCAAGGTCAAGTCGGGCAAGTGATGCACGGCCGATGGTGCCCGCGGCGTGGCGGGCCCATCGGGAAACCCAGGCCTTGCCGGGCAGGATGTCTGGTTCGCGCCCATGCTGTATAAACGCGCCCGGCCGCGGTGGTCAGGTAGCAAATTCTGGGAGTGTGGTAATGGCAATAGCCTCCGGTGCCTACAAGAAAGCCCTCGAGGGCAGCCAGCAACCCAAAGAGGTGCTGGTCAAGATCGACCGGGTGACCAAGAAGTTCGACGAGACGGTGGCGGTGGAGGATGTATCCCTGACCATCAACAAGGGTGAGATCTTCGCCCTGCTCGGCGGCTCCGGTTCGGGTAAATCAACTCTGTTGCGCATGCTCGCGGGCTTCGAGCGGCCAACCGAAGGGCGCATCATGCTCGACGGCGTCGACATCACCGACATGCCGCCCTATGAGCGCCCGATCAACATGATGTTCCAGTCCTATGCGCTCTTCCCGCATATGACTGTTGCGCAGAACATCGCCTTCGGACTTAAACAGGACAGACTCCCGGCGGCGGAGATCGACGAGCGCGTCAACGAGATGCTCAAGCTCGTGCAGATGACCCAGTACGCCAAGCGCAAACCGCACCAGCTGTCCGGCGGCCAGCGCCAGCGCGTGGCCCTGGCCCGTTCGCTGGCCAAGCGTCCGAAGCTGCTGCTGCTCGACGAGCCCATGGGCGCCCTGGACAAGAAGCTGCGTTCGCAGATGCAACTTGAGCTGGTGGAAATCATCGAGCGCGTGGGCGTGACCTGCGTGATGGTGACCCACGACCAGGAAGAGGCCATGACCATGGCCCAGCGCATCGCCATCATGCACCTGGGCTGCATCGAGCAGATCGGCAGTCCGGTGGACATCTACGAGACCCCCATCAGCCGCCTGGTGTGCGAGTTCATCGGCAACGTCAACCTCTTCGAGGGCGAAGTGGTCGAGGACTACGAGGCCCATGCGCTGATCGCCTGCCCGCAGCTGGAGCGCCCGATCTACGTTGGCCATGGCGTGACCACCTCGGTGCAGGACAAGCGCATCACCTACGCCCTGCGTCCGGAGAAGCTGCTGGTGACCACCGAGCAGCCCACCTGCGAGTACAACTGGTCCCGCGGCAAGGTGCACGACATCGCCTATCTCGGCGGCCACTCGGTGTTCTACGTCAAGCTGCCGAACGGCACCGTCGTCCAGTCCTTCGTCGCCAACGCCGAGCGCCGTGGCGCCCGTCCGACCTGGGATGACGAAGTCTTCGTCTGGTGGGAAGACGACAGCGGCGTGGTGCTGCGGTCATGAACATCGCCAAGAAGCTGCAAAGCCTGGTCCCCACGGGCCGGCATCTCGTCATCGGGGTTCCGTTCTTCTGGCTCTTCCTGTTCTTCCTGCTGCCCTTCGCCATCGTGCTGAAGATCAGCTTCGCGGAAGCGGACGTGGCGATCCCGCCGTATACCGAGGTCTACGCCTGGGTGGACAACCAGATCCAGCTCATCCTCAACCTGGGCAACTACTTCCTGCTCAGCGAGGACGAGCTTTACCTGGCGGCTTACCTCGGTTCGCTCAAGGTGGCGTTCTTCAGCACCCTGATATGCCTGCTGATCGGCTACCCGATGGCCTACGCCATCGCCCGCGCCAGCAAGGAAGCCCAGACCGTGCTGCTGCTGCTGATCATGATGCCGACCTGGACCGCGATCCTGATCCGCGTCTACGCCTGGATGGGCATCCTCAGCAACAACGGCCTGCTCAACAGCTTCCTGATGGGCATCGGGCTGATCGACCAGCCGCTGCAGATCCTCAACACCAACCTGGCGGTGTACATCGGCGTGGTGTACTCCTACCTGCCGTTCATGGTGCTGCCGCTCTACGCGAACCTGGTGAAGCATGACCTCAGCCTGCTGGAGGCCGCCTCCGACCTCGGGTCGAGCACCTTCAACAGCTTCTGGAAGATCACCGTGCCGCTGTCGAAGAACGGCATCATCGCCGGCTCCATGCTGGTGTTCATCCCGGTGGTGGGCGAGTTCGTGATCCCGGAACTGCTGGGTGGCCCGGAGACCCTGATGATCGGCAAGGTGCTGTGGCAGGAGTTCTTCAACAACCGCGACTGGCCGGTGGCGTCCGCCCTGGCGGTGGTGATGCTGGCGATCCTGCTGATCCCCATCATCCTCTTCAACAAGAACCAGGCGAAGGAACTGGAGGGCAAGGTATGAAGCGCTTCAGTTTCTCCAGTGTGATGCTCTGGGTGGGTCTGCTGTTCATCTACCTGCCCATGGTCATCCTGGTGATCTACTCGTTCAACGCCTCCAAGCTGGTGACGGTCTGGGGCGGCTGGTCGGTGAAGTGGTACGTGGGCCTGCTGGACAACACCCAGTTGATGAACTCGGTGTTCCGTTCCCTGGAGATCGCCCTGTACACCGCCATCGCAGCGGTGGCCCTGGGCACCCTGGCCGCCTTCGTGCTCACCCGCATCCCGCGTTTCCGTGGCCGCACCCTGTTCGGCGGCATGGTCACCGCGCCGCTGGTGATGCCCGAGGTGATCACCGGTCTGTCCCTGCTGCTGCTGTTCGTGGCCATGGCCCAGTTGATCGGCTGGCCCGAGGAGCGCGGCATGGTGACCATCTGGATCGCCCACACCACGTTCTGCTCGGCCTATGTGGCCATCGTGGTGTCGGCGCGGTTGCGGGAGCTGGACCTCTCCATCGAGGAAGCGGCCATGGACCTGGGCGCGCGCCCCTGGAAGGTGTTCATCCTGATCACCATTCCGATGATCGCGCCCTCCCTGGCAGCGGGCGGCATGATGTCCTTCGCCCTGTCCCTGGACGACCTGGTACTGGCGAGCTTCGTGTCCGGTCCCGGCTCCACCACCCTGCCGATGGAGGTGTTCTCCGCCGTGCGCCTGGGCGTGAAGCCGGAGATCAACGCCGTGGCCAGCCTGATCCTGCTCAGCGTGTCGCTGTTCACCTTCCTCGCCTGGTTCTTCACCCGCAAGGCCGAGGAGCGTCGCAAGCGTGCCATCCAGCAGGCGATGGAAACCATGGCCGAGGAAGCGGCGTCCTCCAACTGGAAGCCGGCCTCTACCCAGACCGCCTGATCCAGCGCTGTAACGACAAAGGCCACCTTCGGGTGGCCTTTGTGTTTTCGGCGTCATCCTGGAATGCCATGTGTGGAAGCGATTTCAATCGCGAATGAATTCGCTCCCACGGGGCAGTCGGGAACTCAGGCGGGCTTAGTCCGCCAGCTCCATCCGCACATCCCCCAGCTTGGCGCCATACGGGCCGTAGCTGCGCTCCACCAGTTCGCGGCTGCCATCGGCACGGACGACCAGCGCCGAGCTGGCGCGGGTGCCGTAGGTGCGGGTGGCGATGAATACGCTGGAGAGCATGCGCTCGGTGTTCAGCCCCACTCCGGTGTCCGGCAGGATGTGGTCCGGCGCTACCTCCGGGTCGTGCAGCAGGTTGAGCAGGGCGTCGGTGGACGGCGGGTTCAGGCACTCGGCGATGGCCGCCTTGCCGCGCTCGACCTTGGGCCAGGGGGTATCCAGGTCGGCGTTGGAGACGCCGTAGATGCCGGGCTTGAGATTGATCGGCCCGCCCGTGCGCGGGTTGAGGAACCAGAGTTCGCGGTCGTCCCCCACCAGCAGGTTGAAGCCGGAATAGTCGCCGGCCCGGCGCAATGCGTCCTCGAGAAACTCGCCGGGCCCCATGGTGCCGCGCAGGAACTGCACGCAGAGCTCGCCACGGGTTCGCCCGACCGGCGGCGTCCGGGGATCGCGGATATTGGTGAGCGCGGCGAAGCGGCCCTTGGGCCCTGCACCGAGCCAGGTGCCTCCGGCTTCCAGGTCACGGCCGGCGATAACGCCGGGAGCGTCTTCCCAGCGGGCCATGGGGAGGGTGGGACGTGCGTAGAATTCATCGCGGTTTGCTGCAAGCACCAGCGGGACTTCGTGTCCGGGGCGCCATGCGAATACGATCAGGCACATGGAGTCGTCTCCTTTTTATGAGCCGGAGTGTAGCAGTCGGTAGGAAAACTACATCAATTGAAATGGTTTTCCACCGGGTCGTCGACTGCCCGCAATGGCGTCCATCGCTCCCGGTGGAGCCCGGTTCGGGCTTCCGTTAACATGCCGCTTTGTTTTCGGGGGTGTCCATGGAATTCCTGCTCTACCTGGTGCTTGGCGCGTGCGCTGGAGTGCTGGCCGGGCTGTTTGGCGTCGGCGGCGGCATGATCATCGTGCCGGTGCTGGTGTTCAGCTTCACCGCCCATGGGTTCGATCCGGGCATCCTCACCCACCTGGCCGTGGGCACCTCCTTGGCCACCATCATTTTCACCTCGGTCAACTCGGTGCGCGAGCACCACCGCAAGGGTGCGGTGCGTTGGTCGACATTCGCCTGGATGGCGGTGGGCATCCTGATCGGCGCCGGCCTGGGTTCCCTGACCGCAGCGTCCATCCAGGGGCCGATGCTGCAGAAGATCATCGGGGTTTTCGCCATACTGGTGGCGATGCAGATGGGCCTGGACCTGAAGCCCAATGCCAGCCGCGATGTTCCGGGCAAGCCTGGGCTGACCCTGGCGGGTGCGGTGATCGGCTGGGCATCGGCGATCTTCGGTATCGGCGGCGGTTCGCTGACGGTGCCCTTCCTGACCTGGCGCAGCGTGCCGATCCAGCAGGCGGTGGCCACGTCCGCCGCCTGTGGCCTGCCCATCGCCGCGGCGAGCGCGCTGTCGTTCATGCTGCTGGGCTGGAACAATGCCAGCCTGCCGCCCTACAGCCTGGGCTTTATCTACCTTCCGGCGCTGGTGGGCATTGCCGTCACCAGCATGTTCTTCGCCCGCTTTGGCGCGCGCCTGGCCCACCGGCTGCCGCCGCGCCTGCTGAAGCGCCTGTTCGCCCTGCTGCTGCTGGCAGTGGGTCTGAACTTCCTGATCTAAGGAGCTGTGATGCTGGCTTATCCCCAGATCGACCCGGTGGCCCTGGCCATCGGACCGCTGAAGATCCACTGGTACGGCCTGATGTACCTGATCGGCATCGGGGGCGCCTGGTGGCTGGCCTCGCGCCGCCTCAAGGCCTTCGATCCCACCTGGACGAAGGAAAAGCTCTCCGACCTGGTGTTCTGGGTCGCCCTCGGCGTGATCGCCGGCGGCCGTCTCGGCTATGTGCTGTTCTACGACCTGTCGGCCTATATCGCCAACCCGTTGCTGATCTTCGAAGTCTGGAAGGGCGGCATGTCCTTCCACGGTGGCCTGATCGGCGTGATGCTGGCCACCCTCTGGTTCGGCAAACGCCACAACAAGAGCTTCTTCCAACTGATGGACTTCATCGCGCCCCTGGTGCCCATCGGCCTGGGCGCCGGCCGCATCGGCAACTTCATCAACGCTGAGTTGTGGGGCAAGGCCACCGATCTCCCCTGGGCGATGATCTTCCCCACCGACCCGGCCCAGCTGCCGCGCCATCCGTCGCAGCTCTACCAGTTCGCCCTGGAAGGCGTGGCGCTGTTCGCCATCCTCTGGTTCTACTCGCGCAAACCCCGCCCGACCATGGCGGTTTCCGGCATGTTCGCGCTGTTCTACGGCATTTTCCGCTTCGCCGTGGAGTTCGTCCGCGTCCCCGATGCCCAGCTTGGTTACCTGGCCTTCGGCTGGCTGACCATGGGCCAGGTCCTCTGCCTGCCGATGATCGTCGGCGGCATCGCTTTGATCGTCTGGGCCCACCGCCGCCAGGCCGCCCAAGGAGCCGTCTGATGAAACAGTACCTCGACCTGATGCGCCGCGTGCGCGAGACCGGCACCTTCAAGAGCGACCGCACCGGCACCGGCACCTACAGCGTGTTCGGCCACCAGATGCGCTTCGACCTGGCCGATGGCTTCCCCCTGGTGACCACCAAGAAGTGCCACCTGAAATCCATCGTCCACGAGCTGTTGTGGTTTCTGCAGGGCGACACCAACATCAAGTACCTGAAGGACAACGGCGTCTCCATCTGGGACGAGTGGGCCGACGAAGAGGGCAACCTGGGGCCGGTCTACGGCTACCAGTGGCGCTCCTGGCCGGCGCCCGACGGCGAATCCATCGATCAGATCGCCAAGGTGGTGGAGATGATCAAGAAGAGCCCGGACTCGCGCCGCCTGATCGTTTCCGCCTGGAACCCGGCCCTGGTGGACGAGATGGCCCTGCCGCCTTGCCACGCGCTGTTCCAGTTCTACGTGGCCGACGGCAAGCTGAGCTGCCAGTTGTACCAGCGCTCGGCGGACATCTTCCTCGGCGTGCCCTTCAACATCGCCAGCTACGCGCTGCTCACCCTGATGGTGGCCCAGGTCTGCGACCTTGAGCCCGGCGAGTTCATCTGGACCGGCGGTGACTGCCACCTGTACGCCAACCATATCGAGCAGACCGACCTGCAGCTCACCCGCGAGCCGCTGCCGCTGCCGACCATGAAGCTGAATCCCGAGGTGAAAGACCTGTTCGCCTTCCGCTTCGAGGACTTCGAGCTGGTGGGCTACCAGTCCCATCCGCACATCAAGGCCCCGGTCGCGGTCTGAGCCGACGATGAAATGGCCAGTCGCGGCCCTGCTCACGGGCCTGCTCGGCCTCTGGCCGGCCTTTGCCGCCTGGGCCGAACCGGCCCAGGGCCGCTTCGTCGCCAGCCAGCGCTGCGAGGCCTTCCAGTCCATCCGCAAGCGCACCAACCCGGACGGGCTC contains:
- a CDS encoding aspartate aminotransferase family protein yields the protein MNSQVTNPQTLEWQALGRDHHLPPFTDYKALNAKGARIITKAEGVYVWDSEGNKILDGMAGLWCVNVGYGREELVQAATRQMRELPFYNLFFQTAHPPAVELARAIAEVAPEGMNHVFFTGSGSEANDTVLRMVRHYWATKGQPQKKVIIGRWNGYHGSTVAGVSLGGMKALHGQGDLPIPGIEHIAQPYWFGEGGDMPPAEFGVWAAEQLEKKILEVGEDKVAAFIAEPIQGAGGVIVPPETYWPKIREILAKYDILFIADEVICGFGRTGEWFGSQYYGNAPDLMPIAKGLTSGYIPMGGVIVRDEIVDVLNEGGEFYHGFTYSGHPVAAAVALENIRILREEKIVEKVKAETAPYLQQRWQELADHPLVGEARGVGMVAALELVKNKQTRERFANGVGMLCREHCFRNGLIMRAVGDTMIISPPLVISKDEVDELVIKARKCLDLTLAEVKG
- a CDS encoding polyamine ABC transporter substrate-binding protein; this encodes MIKTFGKTLLAMTLAGAVAGMAQADDKVLHVYNWSDYIAPDTVDKFTKETGIKVVYDVFDSNETLEAKLLAGKSGYDIVVPSNNFLAKQIKAKVYQPLDKSKLPNWKNLDPNLLKTVEVSDPGNQYAFPYMWGSIGIGYNPDKVKAVLGENAPVDSWDLLFKPENIEKLKSCGVSFLDSPTEILPIALHYLGYSPVSQDPKELKEAEALFLKIRPHITYFHSSKYISDLANGNLCVAVGYSGDVYQAKSRAEEAKGGVTVAYNIPKEGAGTFFDMIAIPADAANTDAAYAFMNFLMKPEIMAEITNFVQFPNGNAAATELVDEAIRKDPGIYPSEATMAKLYAFPDLPAKVQRAMTRAWTTIKSGK
- a CDS encoding polyamine ABC transporter substrate-binding protein, with the translated sequence MITAAATLTLASQAQAEQTVHIYNWSDYIGETTLADFQKETGIKPVYDVFDSNETLEGKLLAGRTGYDLVVPSNHFLGKQIKAGAFQKLDRGQLPNWQNLDPKLLKQLQRNDPGNEYAVPYLWGTNGIGYNVEKVKAALGVDHIDSWAAIFEPENIQKLSQCGVAFLDSADEMIPAVLNYMGLDPNSTNPDDYEKAEEKLMAVRPYVTYFHSSKYIGDLANGDICVAAGFSGDIFQAAARAEEAGKGIEIVYAIPNEGGNLWFDMLAIPADAANAKQAHAFINYLLEPEVIAKVSDYVGYANPNLKAGEFMDQEVRTDESVYPPQAVLDKLYVSAELPPKVQRLMTRSWTKVKSGK
- the potA gene encoding polyamine ABC transporter ATP-binding protein, translated to MAIASGAYKKALEGSQQPKEVLVKIDRVTKKFDETVAVEDVSLTINKGEIFALLGGSGSGKSTLLRMLAGFERPTEGRIMLDGVDITDMPPYERPINMMFQSYALFPHMTVAQNIAFGLKQDRLPAAEIDERVNEMLKLVQMTQYAKRKPHQLSGGQRQRVALARSLAKRPKLLLLDEPMGALDKKLRSQMQLELVEIIERVGVTCVMVTHDQEEAMTMAQRIAIMHLGCIEQIGSPVDIYETPISRLVCEFIGNVNLFEGEVVEDYEAHALIACPQLERPIYVGHGVTTSVQDKRITYALRPEKLLVTTEQPTCEYNWSRGKVHDIAYLGGHSVFYVKLPNGTVVQSFVANAERRGARPTWDDEVFVWWEDDSGVVLRS
- a CDS encoding ABC transporter permease subunit — its product is MNIAKKLQSLVPTGRHLVIGVPFFWLFLFFLLPFAIVLKISFAEADVAIPPYTEVYAWVDNQIQLILNLGNYFLLSEDELYLAAYLGSLKVAFFSTLICLLIGYPMAYAIARASKEAQTVLLLLIMMPTWTAILIRVYAWMGILSNNGLLNSFLMGIGLIDQPLQILNTNLAVYIGVVYSYLPFMVLPLYANLVKHDLSLLEAASDLGSSTFNSFWKITVPLSKNGIIAGSMLVFIPVVGEFVIPELLGGPETLMIGKVLWQEFFNNRDWPVASALAVVMLAILLIPIILFNKNQAKELEGKV
- a CDS encoding ABC transporter permease subunit; the encoded protein is MKRFSFSSVMLWVGLLFIYLPMVILVIYSFNASKLVTVWGGWSVKWYVGLLDNTQLMNSVFRSLEIALYTAIAAVALGTLAAFVLTRIPRFRGRTLFGGMVTAPLVMPEVITGLSLLLLFVAMAQLIGWPEERGMVTIWIAHTTFCSAYVAIVVSARLRELDLSIEEAAMDLGARPWKVFILITIPMIAPSLAAGGMMSFALSLDDLVLASFVSGPGSTTLPMEVFSAVRLGVKPEINAVASLILLSVSLFTFLAWFFTRKAEERRKRAIQQAMETMAEEAASSNWKPASTQTA
- a CDS encoding NRDE family protein; translated protein: MCLIVFAWRPGHEVPLVLAANRDEFYARPTLPMARWEDAPGVIAGRDLEAGGTWLGAGPKGRFAALTNIRDPRTPPVGRTRGELCVQFLRGTMGPGEFLEDALRRAGDYSGFNLLVGDDRELWFLNPRTGGPINLKPGIYGVSNADLDTPWPKVERGKAAIAECLNPPSTDALLNLLHDPEVAPDHILPDTGVGLNTERMLSSVFIATRTYGTRASSALVVRADGSRELVERSYGPYGAKLGDVRMELAD
- a CDS encoding sulfite exporter TauE/SafE family protein; its protein translation is MEFLLYLVLGACAGVLAGLFGVGGGMIIVPVLVFSFTAHGFDPGILTHLAVGTSLATIIFTSVNSVREHHRKGAVRWSTFAWMAVGILIGAGLGSLTAASIQGPMLQKIIGVFAILVAMQMGLDLKPNASRDVPGKPGLTLAGAVIGWASAIFGIGGGSLTVPFLTWRSVPIQQAVATSAACGLPIAAASALSFMLLGWNNASLPPYSLGFIYLPALVGIAVTSMFFARFGARLAHRLPPRLLKRLFALLLLAVGLNFLI
- the lgt gene encoding prolipoprotein diacylglyceryl transferase, giving the protein MLAYPQIDPVALAIGPLKIHWYGLMYLIGIGGAWWLASRRLKAFDPTWTKEKLSDLVFWVALGVIAGGRLGYVLFYDLSAYIANPLLIFEVWKGGMSFHGGLIGVMLATLWFGKRHNKSFFQLMDFIAPLVPIGLGAGRIGNFINAELWGKATDLPWAMIFPTDPAQLPRHPSQLYQFALEGVALFAILWFYSRKPRPTMAVSGMFALFYGIFRFAVEFVRVPDAQLGYLAFGWLTMGQVLCLPMIVGGIALIVWAHRRQAAQGAV
- a CDS encoding thymidylate synthase, whose product is MKQYLDLMRRVRETGTFKSDRTGTGTYSVFGHQMRFDLADGFPLVTTKKCHLKSIVHELLWFLQGDTNIKYLKDNGVSIWDEWADEEGNLGPVYGYQWRSWPAPDGESIDQIAKVVEMIKKSPDSRRLIVSAWNPALVDEMALPPCHALFQFYVADGKLSCQLYQRSADIFLGVPFNIASYALLTLMVAQVCDLEPGEFIWTGGDCHLYANHIEQTDLQLTREPLPLPTMKLNPEVKDLFAFRFEDFELVGYQSHPHIKAPVAV